A window from Malania oleifera isolate guangnan ecotype guangnan chromosome 7, ASM2987363v1, whole genome shotgun sequence encodes these proteins:
- the LOC131160034 gene encoding uncharacterized protein LOC131160034 encodes MSSSSLDLFLRLQTANSEIKGFPGGSLTELVRVEDAAFILLNYIEGHIVQVVRVGDFTVRMIMRSHDSESIMLITTCMVEGLHWPLTRDAPVIRIGDYSFAFALPDLLYGVSFPRKVGEDTMDSLGMVFSKFGFYQDNRGDAPTGLCNTDPNFWMIWRPKIEGIMNKHLVQFGHKPGRSPSILSGQKVDLLRVIRMSATTHLVSKGTLLDLFMPFHALITIHDTALCWPKETSHIDGSNTDSDDVIYPSVTIFSRLVEAVDLMWAFAIGKSHLLEKHQPAKCLVQPLAFKTWTLNPDGILFVMKMLSHITTQKESANGGKEASTICSEDIKFPILEEYDI; translated from the exons ATGAGCTCATCATCCCTTGATCTATTCCTTAGACTCCAAACTGCAAACAGTGAGATCAAAGGGTTTCCTGGTGGTAGTCTCACAGAATTGGTGAGAGTTGAGGATGCTGCCTTCATCTTGCTAAACTACATTGAGGGACATATAGTCCAAGTGGTTCGTGTTGGGGACTTCACCGTTCGTATGATCATGCGATCCCATGATTCTGAAAGCATCATGCTAATTACCACTTGTATGGTGGAAGGCCTCCACTGGCCCCTCACTAGGGATGCACCTGTGATTCGCATTGGTGATTATAGCTTTGCTTTTGCCCTACCTGACCTTCTCTATGGTGTTTCCTTCCCTAGGAAGGTGGGGGAGGACACCATGGACTCTTTGGGGATGGTCTTTAGCAAGTTCGGATTCTACCAAGACAATAGAGGAGATGCTCCAACCG GACTTTGCAACACCGACCCAAACTTCTGGATGATTTGGCGACCCAAAATTGAGGGAATCATGAACAAGCACTTGGTCCAGTTTGGCCATAAGCCAGGAAGATCACCTTCCATCCTAAGTGGCCAGAAGGTCGACTTGCTGAGAGTGATCCGAATGTCGGCGACCACCCACCTAGTCAGCAAGGGCACACTTCTGGATCTTTTCATGCCCTTCCATGCTCTCATCACCATTCATGATACCGCCTTATGCTGGCCCAAGGAAACCTCACATATTGATGGGTCAAATACTGATTCAGATGATGTGATTTATCCAAGTGTAACCATTTTTAGTAGGTTGGTTGAGGCTGTGGACCTCATGTGGGCGTTTGCCATAGGAAAATCTCACTTGTTGGAGAAACACCAACCTGCTAAGTGCCTCGTGCAGCCGTTGGCTTTTAAAACTTGGACACTAAACCCAGATGGCATTCTCTTTGTAATGAAAATGTTGTCGCACATCACCACCCAAAAAGAATCAGCTAATGGAGGGAAAGAAGCTTCGACAATATGTAGCGAGGATATCAAGTTTCCCATTCTAGAAGAGTATGATATATAG